The proteins below come from a single Miscanthus floridulus cultivar M001 chromosome 1, ASM1932011v1, whole genome shotgun sequence genomic window:
- the LOC136465021 gene encoding uncharacterized protein gives MVGAFAGDSTEPVRGAAQLWKTAAPPRVRFFYWLALQDRCRTGERRHRHGLQPTDACITCDQEPETIDHILLGCAYSREVWVTWMDWLHLPNVDVRPQLFMEWWLSNRKRVDKHFRRGFDSIVFLIGWMLNARTFDGSTRTTRELAVDIRLVAEDWRMARYRQLGILLAGR, from the exons ATGGTTGGTGCATTTGCTG GTGATTCTACTGAACCGGTCAGAGGCGCTGCACAGTTGTGGAAGACAGCTGCGCCGCCCCGTGTCCGCTTCTTCTATTGGCTGGCTTTGCAGGATAGATGCCGGACCGGCGAGCGTCGTCACCGCCATGGCCTTCAACCAACGGACGCTTGCATCACCTGCGACCAGGAGCCAGAGACAATTGATCACATCTTGCTGGGCTGTGCGTACAGCCGCGAGGTCTGGGTGACCTGGATGGACTGGCTTCACTTGCCTAATGTGGATGTTCGGCCGCAGCTGTTCATGGAGTGGTGGCTGTCCAATAGGAAGCGCGTCGACAAGCACTTCAGGCGCGGGTTTGACTCCATCGTGTTCTTAATCGGTTGGATGCTCAACGCGAGGACCTTCGATGGCAGTACACGTACAACGAGGGAGCTCGCCGTAGACATTCGCCTCGTCGCGGAGGACTGGCGAATGGCTAGGTACAGGCAGCTCGGCATCCTTCTGGCTGGACGCTGA